In Lentibacillus amyloliquefaciens, one DNA window encodes the following:
- the pyc gene encoding pyruvate carboxylase, with protein MGERNQINKILVANRGEIAIRVFRACTELNIRTVAVYSQEDIGSYHRYKADEAYLIGEGKKPIDAYLDIEGIIDLAKRVDVDAIHPGYGFLSENIEFARRCEEEGIIFIGPTSEHLNMFGDKVKARTQALNAKLPVIPGSDGPVSSLDEVKAFGKQHGFPIIIKASLGGGGRGMRIVRNEQSLDEAFDRAKSEARAAFGSDEVYVERLIENPKHIEVQIIGDTYGNTVHLHERDCSVQRRHQKVVEAAPSVSLPDKLREEICQAAVDLMDNVGYVNAGTVEFLVTDNDYYFIEVNPRVQVEHTITEMITGIDIVQTQIKIAAGENIHDDSIGIPQQDGITTLGYAIQSRVTTEDPLNNFMPDTGKIMAYRTGGGFGVRLDAGNGFQGAVISPHYDSLLVKVSTWALSFEQAAQKMVRNLKEFRIRGIKTNIPFLANVISHQQFLSGAYRTTFIDQSPELFVFPKRKDRGTKMLTYIGHTTVNGFEGLPNREKPSLMTPPIPEFDADSKIPDGTKQILDEHGPEYLAKWLKDNNNVMLTDTTFRDAHQSLLATRIRTKDLVNIAEPTARMLPELFSVEMWGGATFDVAYRFLKENPWQRLLKMREKMPNVLLQMLLRASNAVGYKNYPDNLIDEFVEKSATAGIDVFRVFDSLNWVEGMRPAIQSVRKNNKIAEAAMCYTGNILDVGRSKYDLTYYKNLAKDLEQSGAHILGIKDMAGLLKPEAAYQLISTLKETVDVPVHLHSHDTSGNGILMYSRAIEAGVDAVDVANAPMAGMTSQPSAQTLYHALEGTSRQPQIDIDAYEQLGHYWQEIRNHYQDFESGLKAPHTEIYFHEMPGGQYSNLQQQAKAVGLEERWNEVKTMFRRVNEMFGDIVKVTPSSKIVGDMALFMVQNDLNEDDIYERGESIDFPESVIEFAQGLIGQPYQGFPKELQRIILKGKEPIDVRPGELLDPIDFTQLRDSLFKSLDRQVTDFDLISSALYPKVFMDHHKFQETYGDVSVLDTLTFFYGMKLDEEIEVEIEQGKTLHVKLMSISEPRADGTRVIYFELNGQARQVVVKDENVESEVEARPKVNKNDEKQIGATMPGTVVKVISDKGEEVQKGDHLLINEAMKMETTVQAPFSGVIKDIYVKDGDTIAVDDLLIEFE; from the coding sequence ATGGGAGAAAGAAACCAAATCAATAAAATTCTAGTAGCAAATCGCGGAGAAATTGCTATACGTGTTTTTCGTGCATGTACTGAACTTAATATACGCACAGTCGCTGTTTACTCACAGGAAGATATTGGTTCATACCATCGCTACAAAGCTGACGAAGCATATTTAATCGGCGAGGGAAAAAAACCGATCGACGCTTACTTGGATATTGAAGGAATCATCGATCTTGCCAAAAGGGTAGACGTTGATGCGATTCATCCAGGGTATGGTTTTCTGTCGGAAAACATTGAATTCGCCCGTCGCTGTGAAGAAGAGGGAATCATCTTCATTGGCCCGACAAGCGAACATTTAAATATGTTTGGTGACAAAGTGAAAGCAAGAACACAGGCTCTTAATGCTAAATTGCCGGTGATTCCGGGAAGTGACGGTCCTGTTTCATCATTGGACGAGGTTAAAGCGTTCGGCAAACAACATGGGTTCCCGATTATCATAAAAGCATCACTCGGAGGCGGCGGCCGCGGTATGCGGATTGTCCGAAATGAGCAATCGCTTGATGAAGCATTTGACCGGGCTAAATCCGAAGCAAGAGCAGCATTTGGCAGTGACGAAGTGTATGTTGAAAGATTAATCGAAAACCCTAAACATATTGAAGTTCAAATTATAGGTGACACATACGGCAATACCGTTCATTTACATGAGCGTGACTGTTCTGTCCAGCGCCGGCACCAAAAAGTTGTTGAGGCAGCACCGAGTGTTTCACTCCCTGATAAATTAAGGGAAGAAATATGTCAGGCTGCAGTTGATCTGATGGATAATGTCGGTTATGTGAATGCCGGCACGGTTGAATTTTTGGTAACAGATAACGATTATTACTTTATTGAGGTTAACCCCCGTGTTCAGGTGGAACATACCATTACGGAAATGATTACAGGAATCGACATCGTTCAAACACAGATCAAAATTGCTGCAGGTGAAAATATTCATGATGATTCAATAGGCATTCCACAGCAGGACGGGATTACAACATTGGGCTATGCCATCCAGTCACGGGTGACGACCGAAGACCCGCTTAATAACTTCATGCCGGATACTGGAAAAATCATGGCTTACCGGACAGGTGGCGGCTTTGGCGTAAGACTCGATGCAGGTAATGGCTTTCAAGGGGCGGTTATTTCACCGCATTATGATTCCTTGCTCGTTAAAGTCTCAACATGGGCTCTGTCCTTTGAACAGGCTGCACAAAAAATGGTCAGAAACTTGAAAGAATTCCGGATACGCGGGATTAAGACAAACATTCCATTTTTGGCAAATGTGATTTCACACCAACAGTTTCTATCCGGAGCGTACAGGACCACATTTATTGATCAGTCACCGGAATTGTTCGTATTTCCGAAACGGAAAGACCGCGGAACTAAAATGTTGACTTATATCGGCCATACGACCGTTAACGGTTTTGAAGGATTGCCAAATCGGGAAAAGCCATCATTGATGACACCGCCGATACCGGAATTTGACGCGGATTCAAAAATACCTGATGGTACGAAGCAAATTCTTGATGAACACGGACCGGAATATTTGGCAAAATGGCTGAAAGATAATAACAATGTGATGCTCACTGATACAACTTTCCGTGACGCGCATCAGTCACTATTGGCAACACGGATCAGAACAAAAGATCTCGTCAATATCGCTGAACCGACTGCGCGGATGCTGCCGGAGCTATTTTCGGTTGAAATGTGGGGCGGTGCAACATTTGATGTGGCATACCGCTTCCTTAAAGAGAATCCATGGCAGCGCTTGTTGAAAATGCGTGAGAAAATGCCGAATGTTCTGCTGCAAATGCTCCTGCGTGCGAGCAATGCAGTTGGGTATAAAAACTATCCGGATAATTTGATTGACGAATTTGTTGAAAAGAGTGCCACAGCAGGGATTGATGTGTTCCGGGTTTTCGACAGTCTGAATTGGGTTGAGGGTATGAGACCGGCCATTCAATCTGTAAGGAAGAATAATAAAATTGCAGAAGCAGCGATGTGCTATACAGGCAATATTCTGGATGTCGGCCGTTCAAAATATGATCTCACTTACTACAAAAATCTGGCTAAGGATCTGGAACAATCAGGTGCGCATATTCTCGGCATCAAAGACATGGCAGGGCTTCTAAAACCTGAAGCTGCCTATCAGCTTATTTCAACTCTGAAAGAAACAGTAGATGTGCCTGTTCATTTGCATTCACATGATACGAGCGGTAATGGTATTCTCATGTATTCAAGGGCAATTGAAGCAGGCGTGGATGCAGTCGATGTGGCAAATGCACCAATGGCCGGCATGACATCTCAGCCAAGTGCCCAGACATTGTATCATGCACTGGAAGGAACAAGCCGCCAGCCTCAGATAGATATTGATGCCTATGAACAATTGGGTCACTATTGGCAAGAAATCCGCAATCATTATCAGGATTTCGAAAGCGGCCTAAAAGCACCGCATACTGAAATATACTTCCACGAGATGCCGGGCGGCCAATACAGCAATTTGCAGCAGCAGGCCAAAGCGGTTGGACTTGAAGAGCGATGGAACGAAGTGAAAACCATGTTCAGACGGGTTAATGAAATGTTCGGGGATATCGTTAAAGTAACACCTTCGTCAAAAATTGTTGGTGACATGGCATTGTTCATGGTGCAGAATGATTTAAATGAAGACGATATTTATGAACGCGGCGAATCGATCGATTTCCCTGAGTCTGTTATTGAATTCGCACAAGGCTTGATTGGACAGCCATATCAAGGTTTTCCAAAAGAATTGCAGCGGATTATCTTAAAAGGAAAAGAACCGATTGATGTACGTCCGGGTGAATTGCTTGACCCGATTGATTTCACGCAATTGCGCGACTCGCTCTTTAAATCGCTTGATCGGCAGGTAACGGATTTCGACTTGATTTCTTCTGCACTTTATCCGAAAGTATTCATGGATCATCACAAGTTCCAGGAGACGTACGGAGATGTATCGGTACTCGATACCTTAACCTTCTTTTATGGCATGAAATTGGATGAAGAAATCGAAGTGGAAATTGAACAAGGGAAAACACTGCATGTTAAACTGATGTCGATTTCCGAACCGCGGGCGGACGGTACACGTGTTATTTATTTCGAATTAAACGGACAAGCAAGACAGGTCGTTGTGAAAGATGAAAATGTGGAATCGGAAGTTGAAGCACGTCCTAAAGTCAATAAAAATGACGAAAAACAAATCGGAGCAACAATGCCGGGAACAGTCGTCAAAGTCATATCTGATAAAGGGGAAGAAGTTCAGAAGGGTGACCATTTGTTAATAAATGAAGCAATGAAAATGGAAACAACTGTTCAAGCGCCATTTTCGGGTGTCATCAAAGATATCTATGTAAAAGATGGCGATACAATTGCTGTAGATGACTTGCTGATTGAATTTGAATAA
- a CDS encoding COX15/CtaA family protein gives MIRTLKWLSVVASLGMVFVLIGGALVTKTGSGLGCGESWPLCEGQILPANITPELVIELSHRLVSGVMGVVVLALSILSWIFFGHVREVKFLAFMSSFFLILQGLIGAAAVIWNQSDAVMATHFGISLISFATVFLLMLIIFEIDTKFDAPSLIIQKKHRIEIYAITLYTLAVVYTGALVRHVEANMVCGGWPFCSNNAPLSFSNYSIEQWIQMGHRLAAGVLFVWTIILALRLIKQYRNNRMMYWGWITTASLITLQVFFGAMIIVTMLNLGIALMHALIISIYFAMLTYFVLLSSRSAKYEKG, from the coding sequence ATGATAAGAACTTTAAAGTGGCTCTCTGTAGTTGCTTCATTGGGGATGGTTTTTGTTTTAATCGGGGGCGCTCTTGTTACAAAAACCGGTTCCGGTTTGGGATGCGGTGAAAGCTGGCCGCTTTGTGAAGGGCAGATTTTGCCGGCAAATATTACACCTGAACTGGTCATTGAATTGAGCCACCGTCTTGTATCCGGCGTAATGGGCGTTGTGGTCCTGGCATTATCAATTTTGTCGTGGATCTTCTTCGGACATGTGCGTGAAGTGAAATTTCTGGCGTTCATGTCTTCATTTTTTCTGATACTGCAAGGATTGATTGGGGCAGCAGCTGTCATATGGAATCAGTCCGATGCCGTAATGGCCACCCATTTCGGAATATCGCTCATTTCCTTTGCAACAGTGTTTCTGTTGATGTTGATTATTTTTGAAATTGATACAAAATTTGATGCACCATCACTGATCATTCAAAAGAAACACAGGATTGAAATATATGCCATAACGCTATATACATTGGCTGTTGTTTATACAGGGGCACTGGTGCGGCACGTTGAAGCCAATATGGTTTGCGGCGGCTGGCCATTCTGCAGCAATAACGCACCATTATCATTCTCAAATTATAGCATTGAACAATGGATTCAAATGGGGCACAGATTAGCAGCGGGCGTCTTGTTTGTTTGGACAATTATCCTGGCGCTTAGGCTGATTAAGCAGTACCGGAATAATCGCATGATGTACTGGGGCTGGATTACGACTGCATCACTCATAACACTGCAGGTATTCTTCGGTGCCATGATAATAGTTACAATGCTTAATCTAGGCATTGCCCTGATGCATGCACTCATCATCTCGATTTACTTTGCCATGCTGACCTATTTCGTATTGCTTTCTTCAAGAAGTGCCAAGTATGAAAAAGGGTAA
- the cyoE gene encoding heme o synthase translates to MDKVETTSSPIIDKQAVTKKKTATFIADLKALTKVGIVNSNLITTFAGFWLAVYFTNASFIANWDIFLLTMAGTALVVSGGCIMNNWYDADIDPVMSRTKKRPTVTGSISLNRALAMGVFSTSLGLVLLMLTTLEAALIAFAGWFTYVVLYTMWSKRKYTLNTAIGSFSGAVPPVIGWAAVDPGLHITAFILFLIMFIWQTPHFLALAMKKTEEYKAASIPMLPAVHGFEITKRQIVVYIACLLPLPFFMASLGTTFIIIATLLNVGWLALGMSGFFTKNDLKWANRIFIYSLNYLTILFLMMVLVTLELPFS, encoded by the coding sequence ATGGATAAAGTGGAGACAACATCTTCGCCAATTATTGATAAACAAGCTGTTACAAAGAAAAAGACTGCTACATTCATTGCAGACCTTAAGGCTTTGACGAAAGTGGGGATTGTGAATTCAAATCTGATTACAACATTTGCCGGTTTCTGGCTGGCAGTATACTTTACAAATGCCTCCTTTATAGCTAATTGGGATATTTTTCTCCTTACAATGGCAGGGACTGCTCTGGTTGTTTCGGGTGGATGTATTATGAATAATTGGTATGATGCTGATATTGACCCTGTTATGTCAAGGACGAAAAAACGTCCGACTGTGACTGGCAGTATATCACTCAATCGTGCTCTGGCAATGGGTGTCTTCTCGACTTCACTGGGCCTGGTTCTACTGATGCTGACAACGCTAGAGGCAGCTTTAATTGCTTTTGCAGGATGGTTTACCTACGTTGTTTTGTATACCATGTGGTCCAAGCGAAAGTATACGCTAAACACTGCGATCGGCAGTTTCTCAGGGGCTGTTCCCCCTGTTATCGGATGGGCAGCAGTCGATCCTGGTCTTCACATAACGGCTTTTATATTATTCCTGATTATGTTCATATGGCAAACACCGCATTTTCTTGCGCTTGCCATGAAGAAAACGGAGGAATACAAAGCTGCTTCTATACCCATGCTGCCTGCAGTCCATGGCTTCGAAATAACAAAACGCCAAATTGTAGTGTATATTGCATGTTTACTGCCGCTCCCGTTTTTCATGGCATCACTGGGCACAACATTTATAATCATTGCAACATTGCTGAATGTCGGGTGGCTGGCATTAGGCATGAGTGGTTTTTTCACTAAGAATGATCTGAAATGGGCGAATCGGATATTCATTTATTCATTGAACTATTTAACGATTCTTTTCTTAATGATGGTGCTTGTAACCCTTGAATTGCCCTTCAGTTAA
- the coxB gene encoding cytochrome c oxidase subunit II — protein sequence MKGWMGKFRAIALLGLMSLVLSACGKENLTALDPKGYGADQSLYLIILSTVIMLFVLAIVMIVYTIVLIRYRKKKGQEDYIPKQVEGNKTLETVWTIIPIILLLIIAVPTITATFDLADESAASDSLNVEVTGNQYWWHFNYEGQEIQTSQDLYVPVGEKVYLNMMSSDVIHSFWVPSISGKMDVNPENENTMYIQAQEEGVYWGKCAEFCGPSHSLMDFKVIAVSQEEFDQWVEDMQNVNPEAEPESTVAQEGKSLFQENNCMSCHAIGSSPAQIGPNLTNFGDRSTLAGVEDLSKENLVDWIMDPESLKPGNKMTGNYPEVSEDEAGKIAEYLMQLEPSEITPESAGTE from the coding sequence ATGAAAGGTTGGATGGGAAAATTCCGTGCGATTGCTCTATTAGGCCTGATGTCACTTGTGCTATCAGCATGCGGTAAAGAAAACCTGACAGCCCTTGACCCAAAAGGTTATGGGGCAGATCAATCATTATACTTAATCATCTTGAGTACTGTCATCATGCTGTTTGTTCTGGCTATTGTCATGATTGTTTATACAATTGTGTTAATTCGCTATCGTAAAAAGAAAGGTCAGGAAGATTATATTCCAAAGCAAGTTGAAGGCAACAAAACATTGGAAACGGTCTGGACGATTATTCCGATTATTTTGCTTTTGATTATTGCAGTGCCTACTATAACTGCCACATTTGATTTAGCGGATGAATCGGCTGCAAGCGACAGCCTTAATGTTGAAGTGACCGGTAATCAGTATTGGTGGCATTTTAATTATGAGGGACAGGAAATACAAACAAGTCAGGACTTGTATGTTCCCGTCGGCGAAAAAGTATACTTAAACATGATGTCTTCTGATGTTATTCACTCATTCTGGGTACCTTCGATTTCAGGTAAAATGGATGTGAACCCGGAAAACGAGAACACGATGTATATCCAAGCGCAAGAGGAAGGTGTTTATTGGGGTAAATGTGCAGAATTCTGTGGACCTTCCCACTCACTGATGGACTTCAAAGTTATCGCTGTGAGTCAAGAAGAATTTGATCAATGGGTAGAGGATATGCAAAATGTTAATCCTGAGGCTGAGCCTGAAAGTACTGTAGCACAGGAAGGAAAATCATTGTTCCAGGAAAACAACTGCATGTCTTGTCATGCGATTGGTTCTTCTCCGGCACAGATTGGTCCGAACTTGACTAACTTTGGAGATCGATCAACGCTTGCCGGTGTTGAAGATTTGTCAAAAGAGAATCTGGTTGATTGGATTATGGATCCTGAGTCACTTAAACCGGGCAACAAAATGACCGGGAACTATCCTGAAGTGTCAGAAGATGAGGCAGGCAAAATTGCCGAATATCTGATGCAATTGGAACCGTCTGAGATAACGCCTGAAAGTGCAGGCACTGAATAA
- the ctaD gene encoding cytochrome c oxidase subunit I has product MSTVASQKRGFGEVLWDYLTTVDHKKIAHLYLFGGGFFFLLGGLEAMAIRIQLIQPENDFVSAGFYNELLTMHGTTMIFLAAMPLIFALMNAVIPLQIGARDVAFPFLNSLGLWLFILGGILLNCSWFLGGAPDAGWTSYTPLSVTSPGHGVDFYVLGLQITGAGTLIAGINFLVTIINMRAPGMTYMRMPLFTWTTFVTSTLILFAFPALTIGLFLLMFDRMFGSAFFDVGLGGNSIIWQHLFWIFGHPEVYILILPAFGIFSDIIAANSKKRLFGYTAMVFATILIAFLGFMVWAHHMFTVGLGPVANSIFAIATMAIAVPTGIKIFNWLATMWGGRITINSAMLWALGFIPTFTMGGMTGVMVASVVADYQYHDTYFVVAHFHYVIVGGTIFGIFAGLHYWWPKMFGRVLHEGMGKLTFWTFLIGFHLTFFIQHFLGLMGMPRRYWVFLEGQGLDTGNLISTIGAFFMAFGVIVMLVNVVYTAVKGEKAVDDPWDGRTLEWTIASPPPHYNFKQAPLVRGLDPLWIEKTEGKGNVTPAEPLDDIHMPNSSFLPFLMSVGLFIAGFGFIYQVDYGWAYILLFGGMAMTLACMLIRSLKDDHGYHIPKVELEREAD; this is encoded by the coding sequence TTGAGTACAGTAGCTTCTCAAAAAAGAGGTTTCGGCGAAGTTTTGTGGGATTATCTGACAACTGTCGACCATAAAAAAATCGCGCACTTGTATTTATTCGGCGGCGGTTTTTTCTTCCTGCTTGGCGGGCTCGAAGCCATGGCTATTCGTATCCAATTGATACAGCCTGAAAATGACTTTGTCAGCGCAGGCTTTTACAATGAGCTTTTAACAATGCATGGCACAACGATGATATTTCTGGCAGCCATGCCGCTCATATTTGCTTTAATGAACGCGGTTATACCGCTTCAGATAGGTGCCAGAGACGTTGCATTCCCATTCTTAAACTCTCTGGGTCTTTGGCTGTTTATACTAGGCGGCATATTACTGAACTGCAGCTGGTTCCTGGGTGGCGCTCCTGATGCAGGGTGGACTTCTTATACACCGTTATCGGTAACATCACCGGGACATGGTGTAGACTTTTACGTGCTTGGGCTGCAGATAACTGGTGCCGGTACACTGATTGCAGGAATCAACTTTCTTGTAACAATTATTAACATGCGGGCCCCTGGTATGACGTATATGCGCATGCCGCTGTTCACATGGACAACATTTGTGACAAGCACACTGATCCTGTTTGCTTTTCCGGCATTAACGATCGGCTTATTCCTGTTAATGTTTGATCGTATGTTTGGTTCAGCATTTTTTGATGTTGGGCTGGGTGGTAACTCCATTATCTGGCAGCATCTGTTCTGGATCTTTGGACACCCTGAAGTTTATATTCTGATACTTCCTGCATTTGGGATATTCAGTGATATCATTGCAGCTAATTCCAAAAAGCGGTTATTCGGTTACACAGCCATGGTATTTGCAACAATTTTGATTGCATTCTTAGGATTCATGGTTTGGGCACACCATATGTTTACCGTTGGTCTGGGCCCTGTAGCAAACTCAATTTTTGCCATTGCGACGATGGCGATTGCAGTACCAACCGGAATCAAAATATTCAACTGGCTGGCGACTATGTGGGGTGGTCGAATTACAATCAATTCGGCAATGCTATGGGCACTTGGGTTCATCCCTACATTCACTATGGGCGGTATGACAGGTGTAATGGTCGCCTCAGTTGTGGCTGACTATCAGTACCATGATACCTATTTCGTTGTGGCGCATTTCCACTATGTTATTGTTGGAGGCACCATATTTGGTATTTTTGCAGGTCTGCATTACTGGTGGCCGAAGATGTTCGGACGTGTCCTGCATGAAGGCATGGGCAAGCTGACATTCTGGACATTCCTCATCGGTTTCCATTTGACGTTCTTTATCCAGCATTTCCTTGGCTTGATGGGTATGCCACGTCGTTACTGGGTATTCCTTGAAGGACAGGGACTTGATACTGGAAACCTGATCAGTACAATTGGTGCTTTCTTTATGGCATTTGGTGTCATTGTGATGCTGGTCAATGTCGTTTATACAGCAGTTAAAGGCGAAAAAGCTGTGGATGACCCGTGGGATGGCCGTACACTTGAGTGGACGATTGCTTCCCCGCCTCCGCACTATAACTTTAAACAGGCACCGCTTGTCCGTGGACTTGATCCGCTTTGGATTGAGAAAACGGAAGGAAAAGGCAATGTCACACCTGCAGAACCGCTGGATGATATCCATATGCCTAACTCATCATTCTTGCCATTCTTGATGTCTGTTGGCTTGTTTATCGCCGGTTTCGGTTTCATTTATCAGGTTGACTATGGCTGGGCATATATTCTATTGTTTGGCGGAATGGCCATGACATTAGCTTGTATGCTGATCAGATCATTGAAAGATGATCACGGTTATCATATACCAAAAGTCGAACTGGAAAGGGAGGCTGACTGA
- a CDS encoding cytochrome (ubi)quinol oxidase subunit III, with protein MSHDHSLNPETMPNEPEKATLEGRNKFLGFWFFLGGETVLFASLFGTFIALRNSTADGPTANELFGLELVFIMTMLLLTSSLTSVYAMYHMKNNDFKKMQLWLGITAILGFAFLACEIYEFTHYIVEYDFTFRSSAFGSAFYTLVGFHGGHVTFGLAWLIAIMIRNAKRGLNLYNAPKFYTFSLYWHFIDVIWVFIFTVVYLMGKVG; from the coding sequence ATGAGTCATGATCATTCCTTGAACCCGGAAACAATGCCAAATGAACCGGAAAAAGCCACCTTGGAAGGCAGAAACAAATTTCTTGGTTTCTGGTTCTTCCTCGGTGGTGAAACGGTGCTTTTTGCAAGTTTGTTTGGTACATTCATTGCACTGAGAAATTCAACCGCAGACGGTCCGACAGCAAATGAACTGTTTGGACTGGAACTTGTATTTATTATGACGATGCTGCTATTAACGAGTTCATTAACAAGTGTTTATGCAATGTATCATATGAAAAACAATGATTTTAAAAAGATGCAGCTATGGCTTGGGATCACAGCCATTCTTGGGTTTGCCTTTTTGGCATGTGAAATTTATGAGTTCACACACTATATCGTTGAGTATGACTTTACATTCAGGTCATCAGCATTCGGTTCTGCTTTCTATACGTTAGTCGGCTTCCATGGTGGTCACGTTACATTTGGTCTGGCTTGGCTGATTGCTATCATGATCCGTAATGCGAAACGTGGTTTGAACTTGTACAATGCACCGAAGTTCTATACATTCAGTTTATACTGGCATTTTATTGACGTTATCTGGGTATTCATTTTCACTGTTGTGTACCTGATGGGAAAGGTGGGGTAA
- the ctaF gene encoding cytochrome c oxidase subunit IVB: protein MAENTNSNKAEEFQKQKNKEEMQKQVITFALMILFTIIAFVIVATGVMDSMFIVPVLIILALIQVGFQLYYFMHMKDKGHDMPSVMMYGGMFAAMLTLAALGVITWW from the coding sequence ATGGCAGAGAACACCAATTCCAATAAAGCTGAAGAATTTCAAAAACAGAAAAATAAAGAAGAGATGCAGAAACAGGTTATTACGTTTGCTTTAATGATTTTGTTTACAATTATTGCTTTTGTAATAGTTGCGACAGGCGTGATGGACAGTATGTTCATTGTTCCTGTACTGATTATCCTGGCACTTATCCAGGTGGGCTTTCAGTTATACTATTTCATGCATATGAAAGATAAAGGTCATGATATGCCGTCTGTTATGATGTATGGCGGTATGTTTGCTGCGATGCTGACACTGGCCGCACTTGGTGTCATCACTTGGTGGTAA
- the ctaG gene encoding cytochrome c oxidase assembly factor CtaG, whose product MWLELQIFGFRALWSPYYLLFVLGIALLYFVITGPLRHKFGGKGEARPSGLQQFFFYGGLVLLYAVKGAPVDLLSHMMLTAHMIQMAIYFIVFPIFIIKGIPTWLWMKIVYRPVVKPALKFFSIPLISLLLFNTLFSLYHLPAIFDFAKSSQAAHSSISVIILISAFIVWWPILSPLKEFDRISPLGKIFYIFANSVLITPACVLIIFADTPVYAAYTQDGAWIQALALCVPTGVLQGLSSVISGPEMFSPMSTLEDQQLGGIIMKIMQEITYGIILGRVFFKWFTAESLRVDPLPANSNE is encoded by the coding sequence ATGTGGCTCGAACTTCAAATATTTGGCTTTCGTGCATTATGGAGCCCCTATTATCTTTTATTTGTTTTAGGGATTGCTCTATTATATTTTGTCATCACTGGTCCGTTGCGTCATAAATTTGGCGGAAAGGGAGAAGCACGACCTTCAGGACTGCAGCAATTCTTTTTCTATGGTGGTCTTGTATTGCTGTATGCTGTCAAAGGCGCGCCCGTCGATTTATTGTCGCATATGATGCTGACGGCACATATGATTCAAATGGCAATTTATTTCATTGTATTTCCAATATTTATTATTAAAGGCATTCCAACCTGGCTATGGATGAAAATCGTCTATCGTCCCGTTGTTAAGCCTGCTCTCAAGTTTTTCTCGATACCACTCATCTCGTTATTATTATTTAATACACTTTTTTCACTTTATCATTTACCGGCGATATTTGATTTTGCAAAATCGTCTCAAGCGGCACATTCTTCCATATCTGTCATTATATTAATTTCCGCTTTTATTGTATGGTGGCCAATATTGTCTCCATTGAAGGAATTTGACCGCATATCGCCTTTGGGTAAAATATTCTATATTTTTGCCAACAGTGTCCTTATAACTCCAGCTTGTGTCTTAATCATTTTTGCAGACACGCCGGTTTATGCAGCTTACACGCAAGATGGCGCCTGGATTCAGGCTCTTGCGCTCTGTGTTCCTACAGGCGTCCTGCAAGGATTGAGTTCAGTTATATCAGGTCCTGAAATGTTTTCACCGATGTCAACATTGGAGGATCAGCAATTAGGCGGTATTATTATGAAAATAATGCAAGAGATTACGTATGGCATTATTTTAGGGCGCGTATTCTTTAAGTGGTTTACAGCAGAAAGCCTGCGTGTTGACCCGCTACCTGCCAATTCGAACGAATAA
- a CDS encoding DUF420 domain-containing protein — MPFLPTISTLFIIISAVLVAVGWRFIMKGKAKAHKKTMISAAISALLFFIIYVSRTVFLGNTSFGGPEELEIYYTIFLVFHITLATTGAIFGVVTITLALKRKIRIHRKIGPVTAIIWFFSAITGVMVYLFLYVFFDSGQTTSMINAIFGG; from the coding sequence ATGCCGTTTCTACCTACAATAAGTACGTTATTTATCATAATAAGTGCTGTCCTGGTCGCTGTCGGGTGGCGCTTCATCATGAAAGGAAAAGCAAAAGCGCACAAAAAAACAATGATTTCTGCAGCGATCAGTGCACTTCTATTTTTCATCATTTATGTATCCAGAACAGTCTTTCTTGGCAATACAAGCTTTGGAGGACCGGAAGAACTGGAAATTTACTATACAATTTTCCTGGTCTTCCACATCACACTGGCTACCACAGGTGCGATATTCGGAGTTGTGACGATTACATTGGCGCTTAAACGGAAAATCAGGATCCATCGAAAAATCGGCCCTGTTACCGCTATTATTTGGTTTTTTAGTGCAATAACAGGCGTGATGGTGTATTTGTTTCTTTACGTCTTTTTCGACAGTGGACAAACGACCAGCATGATAAACGCAATATTTGGCGGATAA